From the genome of Ziziphus jujuba cultivar Dongzao chromosome 6, ASM3175591v1, one region includes:
- the LOC112493303 gene encoding defensin-like protein 276, with protein MSSSKPLLFAALLVLLVFHYANGDPSETDLCNFEDDSDLDNNVSTKNVMDGCHFSCECKTAEDCSHPCAALGLDPNAAKCIGNRCCCI; from the exons ATGTCATCCTCTAAGCCTCTTTTATTTGCGGCCCTTTTGGTTCTGCTCGTTTTCCATTATGCCAATGGAGACCCCTCTg AAACCGATCTGTGCAACTTTGAGGATGACTCAGATTTGGATAACAACGTATCCACAAAGAATGTGATGGATGGCTGCCATTTTTCCTGTGAATGCAAAACAGCAGAGGATTGTAGCCATCCTTGTGCAGCCCTGGGGCTGGATCCTAATGCTGCGAAATGTATTGGGAATCGTTGCTGTTGTATTTAG
- the LOC107430057 gene encoding transcription factor bHLH157, whose protein sequence is MGETEKSSVLKKMLKSLCVSNGWSYGVLWRFDQRNSMLLTMEDAYYEEQVKAVIDSMLLQVHILGEGIVGQTAFNGKHQWMCSDDSDGEWNSFRSIASQDVFQGDPEFHCQFSSGIKTIAVIPVEPYGVVEFGSTEKILERSEILDQTKRLFQDMQNPDVLIPSENVHSSEKSESYDLNGLFASLISGNLNSEDVTPVSIDNSKEPSENNFTAMKFSQFSPCISDIHNGSMPFSHTDASNVDGHLQNAGMGSHILLSDKPSTRFDQVFQRSTTPVKNDFADKAPCISALSCEHSVLTSINPQFASESRGQGSADAVLSRGNSLESCRNKGHNIQSNPTFASLYGAGELTDLEKHFNGNSGNLMDNQQPMSSIYAAGGEIPEKESSLHRFPKELAEEFKPTDLTTDLFNFYLTDDLSQLFTSLPDQSINAMAKALSDDFSQLIETTSASCSLVGGDVFADVPIEHPANFVHGSIANTFNAGGQEKSGIVQCVERDLFDSLRPGIGCGQVGKCWEDTMMPISSGGNSSSSTLSKCISELDARSMSSSKKGLFSELELEKLLAAASTSCSATNSNLEDQSSSTKRRRIESSTLNCNEAQLARFTGSSGSISSMNYNLDKLNNLVAKKEVIPKSQVGLWIDDSYSITAGSAVLSKTQKPEEQTKTTRKRARPGESTRPRPKDRQQIQDRIKELRGIIPNGGKCSIDSLLDRTIKYMLFLQSVTKNADKLKQADEPKLISQENGVVLKDQGTACGSGGGGGVTWAFEVGGQTMVCPIIVEDLNPPGQMLIEMLCEEQGFFLEIADIIRGFGLNILKGRMEVRENKIWARFIVEANRHVTRIDIFWSLVRLLQQTTTSGIDSTNNQPSNAIDGGLHLMDSYQKPALPPPISLTGTLR, encoded by the exons ATGGGTGAAACAGAGAAAAGTTCGGTGCTCAAGAAAATGCTAAAGAGTCTCTGTGTCAGTAATGGTTGGTCTTATGGGGTTCTCTGGCGCTTTGATCAAAGAAATTCCAT GTTGTTGACCATGGAAGATGCCTACTATGAGGAGCAAGTGAAGGCAGTGATTGACAGTATGCTTTTACAAGTCCACATTCTTGGAGAAGG AATTGTTGGCCAAACTGCTTTCAATGGGAAGCACCAGTGGATGTGTTCGGATGATAGTGATGGAGAATGGAATTCCTTCAGATCTATTGCAAGTCAAGATGTATTCCAG GGTGATCCAGAGTTTCACTGTCAATTTTCCTCTGGGATAAAG ACAATTGCAGTAATCCCTGTTGAACCTTATGGAGTCGTAGAGTTTGGATCCACCGAGAAG ATATTGGAGAGGTCGGAAATTTTGGATCAAACAAAAAGGTTATTTCAGGATATGCAAAATCCTGATGTGCTTATCCCATCAGAGAATGTGCATTCATCAGAAAAAAGCGAAAGTTACGATCTAAATGGGTTATTTGCATCCTTAATTTCTGGGAACTTGAATAGTGAGGATGTCACTCCCGTCTCTATTGACAACTCCAAAGAGCCGAGCGAAAACAATTTTACTGCAATGAAGTTTAGTCAGTTCTCCCCTTGCATATCTGATATTCACAATGGAAGCATGCCATTTTCACACACAGATGCGTCTAATGTTGATGGCCATTTGCAAAATGCTGGAATGGGAAGTCATATCTTGTTATCTGATAAGCCTTCTACTCGGTTCGACCAGGTGTTTCAACGATCTACCACTCCTGTGAAAAATGACTTTGCAGATAAAGCCCCTTGCATTAGTGCATTGTCATGTGAGCATTCTGTTTTGACTTCAATCAACCCCCAGTTTGCATCTGAATCGAGGGGTCAAGGTTCTGCAGATGCAGTTCTTTCAAGGGGAAATTCCCTTGAATCTTGCAGAAATAAAGGACATAATATTCAGAGCAACCCAACCTTTGCTTCTTTATACGGTGCAGGAGAATTGACTGACTTAGAAAAGCATTTTAATGGCAACTCTGGAAACCTGATGGACAACCAACAACCTATGTCCTCAATTTATGCAGCTGGAGGTGAGATTCCGGAAAAAGAAAGTAGTCTACACAGGTTTCCCAAAGAGTTGGCTGAAGAATTTAAGCCCACTGATTTAACAACagatctttttaatttttacctgACTGATGATCTTTCCCAGTTGTTTACTTCCTTACCAGATCAAAGTATCAATGCAATGGCAAAAGCATTGAGTGATGATTTCTCACAACTTATTGAAACTACTTCAGCATCATGTAGTCTTGTTGGAGGTGATGTTTTCGCTGATGTTCCAATTGAACATCCAGCTAATTTTGTGCATGGTTCCATCGCCAATACTTTCAATGCTGGAGGACAAGAGAAATCTGGTATTGTTCAGTGTGTTGAAAGAGATCTTTTTGATAGTTTGAGACCAGGTATTGGGTGTGGTCAAGTTGGGAAGTGTTGGGAAGATACTATGATGCCAATATCGAGCGGTGGTAACTCATCTAGTTCCACTCTGTCCAAATGCATCTCAGAGTTGGATGCTAGATCTATGTCCAGCTCCAAAAAAGGACTATTCTCAGAATTAGAACTTGAAAAACTATTGGCTGCTGCAAGTACTTCTTGTTCTGCAACTAATTCCAACCTGGAGGATCAATCATCCTCCACTAAAAGACGAAGAATAGAAAGTTCAACTCTGAACTGCAATGAAGCTCAGTTGGCAAGGTTTACTGGCTCTAGCGGGAGCATTAGTTCGATGAATTATAACCTGGACAAGTTGAACAATCTTGTTGCCAAGAAAGAAGTTATCCCGAAATCACAGGTTGGTTTGTGGATTGATGATAGCTACAGCATCACTGCAGGAAGTGCTGTTCTATCAAAAACACAGAAGCCTGAGGAACAGACAAAGACCACCAGGAAAAGGGCAAGGCCTGGTGAGAGTACTCGACCAAGGCCCAAGGATCGTCAGCAGATCCAAGACCGCATCAAAGAGTTGAGAGGGATCATCCCTAACGGGGGCAAG TGTAGCATCGATTCTCTGTTGGATCGCACCATCAAATACATGCTTTTCTTGCAAAGTGTCACCAAAAATGCAGATAAGCTTAAACAAGCCGATGAACCAAAG CTGATTAGCCAGGAGAACGGTGTGGTTCTCAAAGATCAAGGCACTGCCTgtggtagtggtggtggtggcggagTCACGTGGGCATTTGAAGTTGGTGGTCAAACAATGGTTTGTCCAATTATAGTTGAGGACCTCAACCCCCCAGGCCAAATGCTTATTGAG ATGCTTTGTGAGGAACAGGGCTTCTTTCTTGAGATAGCAGACATAATCAGGGGCTTTGGCCTAAATATCTTGAAGGGAAGGATGGAAGTTAGAGAGAATAAGATATGGGCACGCTTTATTGTCGAG GCAAACAGACATGTAACGAGGATAGATATATTTTGGTCACTTGTCCGGCTTCTACAGCAAACAACAACCAGTGGTATTGATTCAACTAATAATCAGCCAAGTAATGCTATAGATGGTGGACTCCATTTAATGGATAGTTACCAGAAACCAGCCTTACCACCTCCTATCAGCTTGACAGGAACACTCCGCTGA
- the LOC107430072 gene encoding aluminum-activated malate transporter 10: MVHEKEVARGLEWRIKVEDGSSNALAPEAGFSRRVLRGLKGLIAGLVLKIWKFLKKSWDLGHSDPRKVIHCLKVGAALTVVSLVYYMNPLYEGVGGNAMWAVMTVVVVFENNVGATLYKCLNRVCGTFLAGFLAIGVHWVANESGEQIGPYVVGVSVFVLGSAATFSRFIPSIKSRFDYGTMIFILTFSLVSVSGYRVDKLFDMAHQRLSTIIIGTSLCILISMIICPIWAGQELYTMMTRNMDKLATSLDGCVAQYFNSNGGSTDGNKESNKDVLGYKCVLSSKASEESMANFARWEPPHGRFNFRHPWRQYLKIGTSLRSCAYCIEALNSCLDSENQAPEHLKKRISNNSLKLSSNCSSVMKELANVVKTMKKSSTIDLLVGEMNSAVQEFRNDLKSFPTSSFPQSLPEAGNTQNKNTEPTSTRADSVSLMDIVPIVTLASLLIEIASRIEGVVEAVEELADLAAFKPVATDKTEENQHTNKIVPDQHKEEETLKTLQKV, from the exons ATGGTTCATGAGAAGGAAGTAGCCAGGGGATTGGAGTGGAGGATAAAGGTAGAAGATGGTTCATCCAATGCTTTGGCTCCTGAGGCAGGGTTTTCCAGGAGAGTTTTGCGTGGTCTAAAGGGTCTGATTGCTGGGCTGGTTCTGAAAATCTGGAAGTTTTTGAAGAAGAGTTGGGACTTAGGCCACAGTGACCCCAGAAAAGTTATCCATTGTTTGAAGGTTGGGGCAGCACTCACTGTTGTCTCACTCGTTTATTATATGAACCCTCTCTATGAAGGTGTTGGAGGAAACGCCATGTGGGCAGTCATGACAGTTGTGGTAGTGTTCGAAAATAATGTTG GTGCAACACTTTATAAATGTTTGAACAGAGTGTGTGGAACTTTTCTTGCTGGTTTTCTTGCTATTGGTGTCCATTGGGTTGCTAATGAATCAGGAGAACAAATTGGGCCCTACGTTGTTGGAGTTTCAGTATTTGTTTTAG GTTCTGCAGCAACATTCTCTAGATTTATTCCGTCCATAAAATCCCGGTTCGATTATGGTACTATGATCTTCATCCTCACATTCAGCTTGGTTTCAGTATCGGGTTACCGGGTTGATAAGTTATTTGATATGGCACATCAAAGATTATCCACCATCATCATTGGGACTTCTTTGTGCATTCTCATAAGCATGATTATTTGCCCCATTTGGGCAGGCCAAGAGCTTTACACAATGATGACTCGTAACATGGACAAACTTGCCACTTCATTAGATG GTTGCGTGGCTCAGTACTTTAACAGCAATGGAGGCTCTACAGATGGCAACAAAGAATCCAATAAAGATGTGTTAGGATATAAATGCGTGCTAAGTTCAAAGGCATCAGAAGAATCTATG GCCAATTTCGCTAGGTGGGAGCCTCCTCATGGCCGCTTCAACTTTAGACATCCATGGAGGCAATACCTCAAAATTGGCACGTCATTGCGCAGTTGTGCTTATTGCATTGAGGCTCTCAATAGTTGCTTAGATTCTGAAAATCAG GCTCCTGAGCACCTGAAGAAGCGTATCAGCAACAATTCTTTGAAACTAAGCTCCAATTGTTCAAGTGTTATGAAAGAGCTTGCAAATGTTGTCAAGACAATGAAGAAATCATCCACCATTGATCTTCTAGTTGGAGAAATGAACAGTGCAGTACAAGAGTTCCGAAATGACTTAAAATCTTTTCCTACTTCGTCCTTTCCACAGTCATTGCCAGAAGCTGGAAATACCCAAAATAAGAACACAGAGCCAACCTCCACAAGAGCAGACTCAGTCTCTCTCATGGACATAGTTCCAATAGTAACTTTAGCTTCTTTACTAATTGAAATTGCTTCGCGGATTGAAGGGGTTGTTGAGGCGGTTGAAGAGCTAGCAGATTTAGCTGCATTCAAGCCTGTGGCTACTGATAAGACAGAAGAAAACCAGCATACTAACAAAATTGTACCAGATCAACATAAAGAAGAGGAAACATTGAAGACCCTTCAAAAAGTTTAA
- the LOC107430077 gene encoding uncharacterized protein LOC107430077, translated as MADDIVTSQQPSSSSQFNPPSRIICHVCQKQFSQYTCPRCNSRYCSLHCYKSHSIRCTESFMRDNVVEELQQLEPKDETKQKMLDILRRFHSEEETDDMDEEEDSTLSEETIQKVLSGVQVSFDDLSVEERKRFKRAVASGELSKMIEPWDAWWLRPAAKTISLSKEGTQLVQPLAEQEASILPQNDRESNQASEIPPGPESPLPPVSKLISTEPSPFLAVHLVDIVYSYCFTLRLYNGDWQSDALGSAMVVLGVSSVLGQGGQPETVLEALSYCLEQTCSPAYRHMGGLQFGLGLVDDVVSILTLGSPALLCLLSDLQRLVQAGERDLKSEKSVKPRRKEIKSKLKHAERKIYFIMCWVHEQPGEAWSSLAAIIRAEKSSGMDFESISRCGKVKRKAEMKGNVLIEEM; from the exons ATGGCGGATGATATTGTTACCTCTCAAcagccttcttcttcctcccaaTTCAACCCTCCTTCCCGGATTATCTGCCATGT TTGTCAAAAGCAATTTTCGCAATATACTTGCCCTCGGTGCAATTCACGGTACTGTTCCCTGCACTGCTACAAG TCTCATAGTATTCGCTGCACTGAATCTTTTATGAGGGACAATGTTGTTGAGGAGCTTCAGCAGTTGGAGCCTAAGGATGAGACTAAACAAAAAATGTTGGATATTCTAAGAAGATTTCATTCAGAAGAAGAAACAGATGATATGGACGAGGAGGAAG ATTCAACTCTGTCTGAGGAGACCATTCAGAAGGTTTTGTCTG GAGTTCAAGTCAGTTTTGATGATTTATCCGTTGAAGAAAGGAAACGATTCAAAAGAGCTGTTGCATCTGGAGAACTAAGCAAAATGATTGAGCCTTGGGATGCATGGTGGTTGAGGCCTGCTGCCAAAACAATATCTCTCAGCAAGGAAGGAACTCAACTTGTTCAACCACTAGCTGAACAGGAAGCATCAATATTACCGCAAAATGATAGAGAAAGCAACCAAGCAAGTGAGATTCCTCCTGGCCCCGAATCCCCACTGCCTCCTGTTAGCAAGCTAATCTCCACAGAGCCATCACCATTTTTAGCTGTTCATCTGGTTGATATTGTATATAGCTATTGTTTCACACTTCGTCTCTACAATGGCGATTGGCAATCGGATGCTTTAGGATCAGCCATGGTAGTCTTAGGTGTTTCCTCTGTGTTGGGTCAAGGTGGGCAGCCAGAGACAGTTTTAGAAGCTCTTTCTTACTGCTTGGAGCAAACCTGCTCTCCAGCTTACAGACATATGGGCGGTTTGCAATTTGGATTGGGTCTTGTCGACGATGTTGTAAGCATACTTACACTAGGAAGTCCTGCTTTATTGTGCTTGCTTTCCGATTTGCAGAGGCTGGTTCAAGCTGGTGAGAGGGACTTGAAATCGGAGAAATCGGTAAAACCAAGAAGGAAGGAAATTAAAAGTAAGCTAAAACATGCAGAGAGGAAGATTTACTTCATTATGTGTTGGGTCCATGAGCAACCTGGTGAAGCTTGGTCTTCTCTAGCAGCCATTATAAGGGCAGAGAAAAGTTCGGGTATGGATTTTGAAAGCATTTCAAGGTGTGGGAAAGTGAAGAGAAAAGCCGAAATGAAGGGAAACGTTTTGATTGAGGAGATGTAA
- the LOC107430076 gene encoding plant UBX domain-containing protein 10: protein MVDVADKLAYFQAITGLEDPDLCTEILAAHGWDLELAISSFTGSNSNPPDNTVAGTSSTGEGGAAGRSVLGSQVSQQMEPVYNPPASPGLAWKLVTLPVSVISGSLGLISGAIGLGLWAAGGVLSYSLGMFGLGSGLGRDGESSTPMLVSVSAAASEAMEFVSRFERDYGTTRPNFVSEGFMDALQRSRNTFKLLFVYLHSPDHPDTPLFCERTLCTEALAEFVNENFVSWGGSIRASEGFKMSNSLKASRFPFCAVVMAATNQRIALLQQVEGPKSPEEMLTVLQRVLEESAPVLVAARLDAEERRNNMLLREEQDAAYRAALEADQARERQRKEEQERLEREAAEAARKRKEEEEARERAAREAAEKEAALARIRQEKALSLGAEPEKGPNVTQVLVRFPTGERKERRFYSTATIQSLYDYVDSLGCLNAENYSLVSNFPRTVYGPEKVSLSLKEAGLHPQASLFVELNS from the exons ATGGTTGATGTTGCCGACAAGTTAGCGTATTTCCAAGCGATCACCGGCTTAGAAGATCCCGACTTGTGCACCGAGATCCTCGCCGCCCATGGCTGGGACCTTGAGCTCGCGATCTCCTCCTTCACAGGCTCTAATTCCAATCCGCCGGATAACACCGTTGCCGGAACTTCATCTACCGGCGAAGGTGGCGCTGCCGGACGGTCCGTGTTAGGATCGCAAGTCTCGCAGCAAATGGAACCGGTTTATAACCCTCCTGCTAGTCCTGGTTTGGCCTGGAAACTCGTCACTTTGCCAGTTTCGGTTATTTCTGGTAGTTTAGGGTTAATCTCTGGCGCAATTGGACTCGGTTTGTGGGCCGCTGGTGGTGTGCTTTCGTACTCGCTAGGGATGTTTGGATTGGGCTCGGGATTGGGTCGGGACGGCGAGTCGTCGACCCCGATGTTGGTGTCGGTGTCGGCAGCGGCATCGGAGGCTATGGAGTTTGTGTCGAGGTTTGAGAGAGATTACGGAACTACGAGGCCGAATTTTGTGAGCGAAGGGTTTATGGATGCTTTGCAAAGGTCGAGGAATACGTTTAAGCTGTTGTTTGTTTACTTGCACTCGCCGGATCATCCCGACACGCCTTTGTTCTGCGAGAGGACTTTGTGTACGGAGGCTTTGGCGGAGTTTGTGAATGAGAATTTTGTTTCTTGGGGAGGGAGTATTAGGGCTAGTGAGGGATTCAAGATGAGTAATAGCTTGAAGGCTTCGCGGTTTCCTTTCTGCGCTGTGGTTATGGCAGCCACGAATCAGAGGATTGCGTTGCTTCAGCAG GTTGAAGGACCAAAATCTCCTGAAGAAATGCTTACAGTACTGCAGAGAGTGCTTGAAGAAAGTGCTCCTGTTCTTGTTGCTGCTAGGCTTGATGCAGAAGAAAGGAGAAACAATATGCTGTTAAGGGAGGAGCAGGATGCTGCTTACAGAGCTGCGCTTGAAGCTGATCAA GCTAGGGAACGCCAAAGGAAAGAAGAGCAAGAACGCCTGGAAAGAGAAGCTGCTGAAGCAGCGAGGAAGCGCAAGGAGGAAGAAGAGGCTCGTGAAAGAGCAGCACGTGAAGCTGCAGAGAAGGAGGCTGCACTAGCTAGGATACGCCAAGAAAAAGCCCTTTCACTTGGTGCCGAACCTGAAAAAGGACCTAACGTTACGCAA GTTTTGGTAAGGTTTCCAACTGGAGAACGCAAGGAAAGGAGATTTTACAGTACAGCAACAATCCAGTCACTCTATGATTACGTTGATTCTTTGGGGTGCTTAAATGCGGAGAATTACAGCCTTGTCTCTAACTTCCCTCGGACAGTTTATGGGCCTGAAAAGGTTTCTTTATCCTTGAAAGAAGCAGGATTGCATCCTCAAGCCAGTCTTTTTGTGGAGCTGAACTCTTGA
- the LOC107430053 gene encoding serine/threonine-protein kinase WNK8: protein MNSCTGLMRGKSDSEDGLVVEKDPTGRYLRYDEVMGRGAFKTVYKAFDEVDGIEVAWNQVSIEDVLQSPEQLERLYSEVHLLKSLKHENIIKFYNSWVDDKNKNINMITELFTSGSLRQYRKKHKNVDMKAIKNWARQILRGLQYLHCHDPPIIHRDLKCDNIFVNGNNGEVKIGDLGLAIVMQQPTARSVIGTPEFMAPELYDEEYNELVDIYSFGMCILEMVTCEYPYSECRNPAQIYKKVTSGIKPCSLNKVDDPQVKQFIEKCLVPAPMRLHAVELLKDPFLATENLKERNGDPSHKLNFMPKLVNSHQPECRPMDIDSNCRKLSAGSSSKSVNEISTPSSLELQKFTENNEFRLRGQKNGDNTISLTLRIADSVGRVRNIHFAFYLDSDTTISIAGEMVEQLDLSNEDVTVIAELIDNLIMKLVPSWKPSFETTSSNEVMNSCGDSLVSLNDESSLKCSWNSRTVQASSKAIDVHPSVHAHLDIEDQENHGSVSSDISAEFGVIIVTSDASDVKANSDDYILYECDKGSDGYSCDSEFKGKTYEADFGESIMMSESQEKSALAYLNCGIPKEISLPSICSLSLAAKNEIDELKLELDAIDLQYHRCFCELLRMREEAIESVKKKWITRKKIAVV, encoded by the exons ATGAATTCCTGTACAGGTTTAATGCGTGGGAAATCTGATTCTGAGGATGGTCTAGTTGTGGAGAAAGATCCAACGGGACGATATTTGCGG TATGACGAAGTCATGGGGAGGGGAGCATTCAAGACTGT ATATAAGGCTTTTGATGAAGTAGATGGAATAGAAGTAGCTTGGAATCAGGTGAGCATTGAGGATGTGTTGCAATCACCGGAACAGCTGGAAAGATTGTATTCTGAGGTTCATCTGCTGAAGTCATTGaaacatgaaaatataataaagttcTATAACTCATGGGTGGATGATAAAAACAAGAACATTAACATGATAACAGAGTTATTCACCTCTGGGAGTTTGAGGCA GTACCGTAAGAAGCATAAGAATGTTGATATGAAGGCCATCAAGAACTGGGCAAGGCAGATTCTTCGTGGATTACAGTATCTGCACTGTCATGATCCTCCTATCATTCATAGAGATCTGAAATGTGACAATATATTTGTCAATGGAAATAATGGAGAAGTTAAAATTGGGGATCTTGGACTGGCAATAGTTATGCAGCAGCCAACAGCTCGAAGTGTCATTG GCACTCCTGAATTCATGGCTCCAGAGCTTTATGATGAGGAATACAATGAACTTGTagatatatattcttttggtaTGTGCATTTTAGAAATGGTCACTTGTGAATACCCCTATAGTGAATGCAGAAATCCTGCACAAATATACAAGAAGGTTACCTCT GGTATAAAACCATGTTCACTCAACAAAGTGGATGATCCCCAAGTAAAGCAGTTCATAGAGAAGTGTCTAGTTCCAGCTCCTATGAGATTACATGCTGTGGAGCTCTTGAAAGATCCATTCCTTGCAACTGAAAATCTGAAGGAACGTAATGGTGACCCTTCACACAAACTGAATTTTATGCCCAAGTTAGTTAACTCTCATCAGCCTGAATGTCGACCAATGGACATTGACTCTAACTGCAGAAAGCTTTCTGCTGGCTCTAGTAGTAAAAGCGTCAATGAAATTTCTACTCCTTCAAGTCTAGAGCTCCAAAAATTCACTGAAAATAATGAATTCAGGTTACGAGGACAGAAAAATGGGGATAATACTATTTCATTAACTTTGCGAATTGCCGATTCTGTTG GTCGGGTAAGGAATATCCATTTTGCTTTCTATCTGGATTCTGATACGACCATCTCAATTGCTGGAGAGATGGTTGAGCAACTTGATCTTTCAAATGAAGATGTGACTGTCATAGCTGAGTTGATTGATAACTTGATTATGAAGCTTGTGCCAAGCTGGAAACCTTCTTTTGAAACTACTTCTTCAAATGAAGTAATGAATTCTTGCGGGGATTCTCTTGTATCTCTAAATGATGAATCTTCATTAAAGTGTTCTTGGAATTCAAGAACAGTTCAGGCTTCTTCTAAAGCCATTGATGTACATCCTTCTGTTCATGCACACTTGGATATTGAAGATCAAGAGAACCATGGTTCAGTAAGTTCAGATATATCAGCTGAGTTTGGTGTCATCATAGTCACCTCAGATGCTAGTGATGTCAAGGCTAACTCTGATGATTATATTTTGTATGAATGTGATAAGGGCTCAGATGGGTACAGTTGTGACTCGGAATTTAAGGGGAAAACTTATGAAGCTGATTTTGGTGAGTCTATCATGATGAGTGAATCCCAAGAGAAATCTGCCCTTGCATATTTGAATTGTGGTATACCAAAAGAGATTAGCTTGCCTAGTATCTGTTCCTTATCTTTAGCAGCCAAAAATGAGATTGATGAGCTAAAGCTGGAACTTGATGCAATTGATTTGCAGTATCACCGGTGCTTTTGCGAACTCTTGAGGATGAGGGAAGAAGCAATAGAAAGCGTGAAGAAGAAGTGGATAACAAGGAAGAAAATAGCTGTTGTttga
- the LOC107430059 gene encoding protein yippee-like At4g27745 isoform X2, with product MADLVIGPRLYSCCNCRNHVALHDDVISKAFQGRNGRAFLFSHAMNVMVGPKEDRHLMTGLHTVADVYCSDCHEVLGWKYERAYEETQKYKEGKFILEKSKIVKEDW from the exons ATGGCGGATTTGGTAATTGGGCCGAGATTGTACAGTTGCTGTAATTGCCGGAACCATGTCGCCCTTCACGACGATGTCATCTCTAAAGCTTTTCAG GGAAGAAATGGCAGAGCCTTTCTTTTCTCTCATGCAATGAACGTTATGGTGGGGCCGAAAGAGGACAGGCACCTCATGACTGGTCTCCACACTGTTGCTGATGTCTACTGTTCTGACTGCCATGAAGTTCTTGGTTGGAAGTATGAACGAGCCTATGAGGAAACGCAGAAGTACAAGGAAGGGAAGTTCATACTTGAGAAGTCAAAAATAGTCAAGGAAGACTGGTAG
- the LOC107430059 gene encoding protein yippee-like At4g27745 isoform X1, with translation MNPPCRTLQGLDFGYSSMADLVIGPRLYSCCNCRNHVALHDDVISKAFQGRNGRAFLFSHAMNVMVGPKEDRHLMTGLHTVADVYCSDCHEVLGWKYERAYEETQKYKEGKFILEKSKIVKEDW, from the exons ATGAACCCACCATGCCGCACTCtccag GGTCTCGATTTTGGATATTCATCGATGGCGGATTTGGTAATTGGGCCGAGATTGTACAGTTGCTGTAATTGCCGGAACCATGTCGCCCTTCACGACGATGTCATCTCTAAAGCTTTTCAG GGAAGAAATGGCAGAGCCTTTCTTTTCTCTCATGCAATGAACGTTATGGTGGGGCCGAAAGAGGACAGGCACCTCATGACTGGTCTCCACACTGTTGCTGATGTCTACTGTTCTGACTGCCATGAAGTTCTTGGTTGGAAGTATGAACGAGCCTATGAGGAAACGCAGAAGTACAAGGAAGGGAAGTTCATACTTGAGAAGTCAAAAATAGTCAAGGAAGACTGGTAG